Below is a window of Salvelinus fontinalis isolate EN_2023a chromosome 31, ASM2944872v1, whole genome shotgun sequence DNA.
AGGACTGATAACATTACAGTAGTGGCATTATAGCAGTGACAACGAGTCGTACAACAATGACGAGTGTTTTCTTTCTGAGCCAGGCATCTGGACCAGGGAGGTAAGATGGTGGAGTTTGCTGGCTGGAGCATGCCTGTCCAGTACAAAGACAGCCACATCAACTCCCATATGCACACTCGTCAGCACTGCTCCATCTTCGACGTCTAGCCACATGTTACAGGTGAGAGGGATTTCACTATGCAGATTTGGGAACTGTCAGATACCCGGCGCATATTGTATTGGCTACAGCATCCATTTTGTGTCTCTCTATCAAAGCAAAGTCCatgggagagacagagtgaaatTCATGGAGTCCATGATTGCTGGAGACGTAGCAGAGCTGAAGGACAACCAGGTGAGAAAAATGTCTGAGAGGAAAGGCACACACGTGCATGCatgcccacacacagacacaagcacacataacacacacacacattctcctcCCACTTTTTTCATCTCCAATGCACGCTCACCCCCTTCACCAATGACAAGGGAGGAATTAATGATGACCTCATCGTCACCAAGACAGATCATGGCTACCTCTACGTGGTGTCCAACGCTGGCTGTGCAGACAAGGACTCCGCCAACATGAAGGTCAGTAGTCCGCAGACATCCAAGTCTTGGATGGACTTGTAATGCTTTGATAATATGTCATGTCTGTATGTGTTTCGTTTATCTGATACTTTCTGTGCTTCCTGTAGGCTAGAATGGCCGAGTTTAAAGCTGCTGGCCATGATGTGGATCTGGAGTTTCTGGAGGAACGTTTGATTGATGTTCAAGGGAAGTTCTCTTATGGCAACAGTTCTACTCGATATGTTTATATCGGAAGGTTCCACAACGTTGTGCCCTCCTGAACATGGCCCTGTGTTATAGTAGTGTTTGACCTTagtcgtattcattaggcaccaaatggaagaaaacagactgaaacagggcgCGAGTAAcggaacttgtccaataagaaacacttgttttccatttgaaaaacattttgctacagtgtgcactaatgaatacaaccctgtaCATGTCCTCCTCAGGTCCCTCCATGGCCCAGGTGCTCCAGTCGGGTCTGACAGATGACCTCAGCAAGCTGACCTTCATGACCAGCACCTTGGCCACAGTGTTTGGGATCCAGGGCTGCAGGCTGACCCGCTGTGGCTACACCGGAGAGGATGGAGTGGAGGtgtctctttcactctttctttgTACTTCAGTAGAGGTGGATGTTCTTGTGGGCATTTCCTTCAAGTATCCTTTGTCTGAAAGCAGCAGGCCTTTGTACACAAGAATGTGTTTATTTCCCTGTGAAGCAACCTTTAAAGTATGAGACATTTCCTCCTCCTCAGATCTCAGTGCCTAAGTCTGGCGTGGTGGCCCTGACTGAGCACCTGTTGGCCAACAGTGAGGTCAAGCTGACCGGACTGGGAGCGCGAGACAGTCTGAGGCTGGAGGCAGGCCTCTGTCTCTATGGCAACAACATCGATGAGACTACTACCCCTGTGGAGGCAACCCTGTTGTGGACTAAAGGTGACTCCTCAAAATTATACACTCCCCTATAGAgcatattagtgtgtgtgtgtctgtgtatgtttgtgtgcgtgtgtgggtctgtgtgtgtatgtttgtgtgtgtgtgtgtgtgcatcagtgtttgtgttagtgtatgtCTGCGTTTGTGTCTCTGTTTGTGCTCATTGGGTTGTTTGATGGACTTGCAGGAAAGCGGCTGCGTCAGGCGAAGGGTTTCCCCGGTGCGGAGATCATACTCCCCCAGATAAAGGCGAAGACAGCGAGGAAGCGTGTGGGCCTGATGTCCACGGGACCCCCTGTCAGACAGCACACCCCCAACCTCAGCCCAGAGGGAAAGGTCATAGGTCAGTTAGAGGCTCTCTACTAGCTACGACCAAATACAAGAACAATCTATGTATTTTCACTGTGGTGAGGTTTGAATAATCATATGTAAAAATGTTATCATACCTACTTAGGATCAGGATGCCACGCCTGATTATTTCCGTTATCTTTCAGTAGGCCTACACTGTAGTGTCATTTAGGCCCAAATGTGATACTGTTCCATTGAATTGCAGCTGTGTGTGGATTGCTGTTGAGATTAGATTCGACTTTAATTtcatctgttttttttcttcaggtGAGGTCACCAGTGGTTGCCCCTCCTCCTGCCTGAAGCAGAACATTGCCATGGGTTACGTGGATGCGCCATACGCCAAGAATGGAACTCCCATTCAGGTGGAGGTGAGGAAGAAGGGAGTGAAGGCGGTGGTCACCAAGATGACCTTTATGCCTACAAACTACTACTCTGGCCAGTAGATCTGTCTCTCAATGGACAGCCAGCTTATGCGATCAGCCTGCGTGCCAGTGGACAGTGACCTGACTAGACAGATCTTCTCCCACTGACCACCAGAGATCAGTCTATCAGTCTATCAGAGCAATGCTGCCCCCTTGTGTTTACCTCGAGCAGTGACACTCAAACCTGAAGGACTGCAAGGCTTCTTTAGCAACAGAGAACgggttatgagtgtgtgtgtgtgtgtgtgtgtgtgtgtgtggccttgcCTGCAGCCACAACTCAACACAACTATAAACACAGCTGAACCTTTGATGATGAGGCTTTTCACTCCTGTTATCTGAAGCGTGTTAATGGTCCTCAGACCACAGTGAGTTGTATGAATGAGCCATACGGTTGGAAGGACAGGACAGGGAAATCGCTGACTCACTGACTGGTCCTCAAAAGCAGCATAACGTGATATGTAAACCAAGAGACAAAGCAGGATGTCGCTTGAACAGGACTAGTGTGCAAAACTTGTTTTCTTCTTTCTAATACTAATTAGATGTTGAATTTAAACGTGCATTTTGCAGGCTTCATGACCCAATGACGTGTGTGTTGCATAAATGTTCACTAATTACTAACTTAATACTATATATCAACAGGACCAAACTCTCCATATGATTCCAAATTGTATTATATGTCATTAGGCTTGTACAGTGATCTTAGTTGTTACATTCCCAACAAACTGAAACGTAACAATACAATACACggtgtgtagtggagggtaaacgcaAGTAAACGCAGCTCATCCCCTTCTTTTCCCATCAACAAATTATCCGCCTTTTTACGAAAAAATTCATTGAAGGTAAAAGAGACCTTTACTTTTTTTCACAGGGACCGGCGATCAGTTTACACACCTATTTTTTTCACTGATGATCACTGATGATCACTAATGATATGCAGTAACATGGCCAAAAATCTTACAAGAAAGCTTTAGAAACTAGAAGTGGGACTATTGTAAAGTAACTTAGAGAGGTGCTCGTGGTCTTGCATCTCCACAGTACTACTG
It encodes the following:
- the LOC129829322 gene encoding aminomethyltransferase, mitochondrial-like, whose product is MESMIAGDVAELKDNQGGINDDLIVTKTDHGYLYVVSNAGCADKDSANMKARMAEFKAAGHDVDLEFLEERLIDVQGKFSYGNSPSMAQVLQSGLTDDLSKLTFMTSTLATVFGIQGCRLTRCGYTGEDGVEISVPKSGVVALTEHLLANSEVKLTGLGARDSLRLEAGLCLYGNNIDETTTPVEATLLWTKGKRLRQAKGFPGAEIILPQIKAKTARKRVGLMSTGPPVRQHTPNLSPEGKVIGEVTSGCPSSCLKQNIAMGYVDAPYAKNGTPIQVEVRKKGVKAVVTKMTFMPTNYYSGQ